One genomic window of Nakamurella panacisegetis includes the following:
- a CDS encoding DUF1003 domain-containing protein has product MPGTAKKTIPYFSRRRLDPTVPHHPTVVAAFEHRAGNVQLKVADAITSFAGSMNFVYLHIVVFGVWMLLVEKSPWPTLTLVVSLEAIFLSTFVMIGQNRAAAFQQHKADHDFVEQELELKTNTDLTREIHVLTTELHRRLLDDPTGAATGTPQAATGTPQAATGTPGTAPTG; this is encoded by the coding sequence ATGCCCGGAACCGCCAAGAAGACCATCCCGTACTTCAGCCGTCGCCGGCTCGACCCCACCGTCCCCCACCACCCGACGGTGGTCGCGGCCTTCGAACACCGCGCCGGAAACGTGCAGCTGAAGGTGGCCGATGCCATCACCTCGTTCGCGGGATCGATGAACTTCGTCTACCTGCACATCGTGGTGTTCGGCGTCTGGATGCTCCTGGTCGAGAAGTCGCCGTGGCCGACGCTGACCCTGGTCGTGTCGCTCGAGGCGATCTTCCTGTCCACCTTCGTGATGATCGGCCAGAACCGGGCCGCGGCCTTCCAGCAGCACAAGGCGGATCACGACTTCGTCGAGCAGGAACTCGAACTCAAGACCAACACCGACCTGACCCGCGAGATCCACGTGCTGACCACGGAGCTGCACCGGCGGTTGCTGGACGACCCGACGGGCGCCGCAACCGGCACCCCGCAGGCCGCAACCGGCACCCCGCAGGCCGCAACCGGCACCCCGGGGACCGCCCCGACCGGCTGA
- a CDS encoding (Fe-S)-binding protein — protein sequence MRIALVATCLADALFPGVAIATTHLLERLGHEVVFPADQTCCGQMHINTGYLDEAVPVVRHHVDVFDPAEFDVAVAPSGSCVGSIRHQHAMVARRAGDTDLERRAKSLADKTFELSELLVDVLGLTDVGAYYPHRVTYHPTCHSLRMLRVGEKPLTLLRNVSGIDLVELPNADQCCGFGGTFALKNPEVSTAMLADKMSDVLATKAEVCSAGDSSCLMHIGGGLNRLRTGVRTVHLAEILASTRSAAPRAADSQATTVTV from the coding sequence ATGCGCATTGCGCTCGTCGCCACGTGTCTGGCCGACGCCCTGTTCCCCGGGGTCGCCATCGCCACCACCCACCTGCTGGAGCGGCTCGGTCACGAGGTGGTCTTCCCGGCCGACCAGACCTGTTGCGGGCAGATGCACATCAACACCGGGTACCTGGACGAAGCCGTCCCGGTGGTGCGTCATCACGTCGATGTCTTCGACCCGGCCGAGTTCGATGTCGCCGTCGCACCATCCGGGTCGTGCGTTGGTTCGATCCGGCACCAACACGCCATGGTGGCTCGACGGGCCGGCGACACCGACCTCGAGCGCCGGGCGAAGTCATTGGCCGACAAGACTTTCGAGCTTTCCGAGCTGCTGGTCGACGTTCTCGGGCTGACCGACGTCGGGGCCTACTACCCGCACCGCGTCACCTACCACCCGACCTGCCACTCGCTGCGGATGCTGCGCGTCGGCGAGAAGCCGTTGACCCTGCTGCGCAACGTCAGCGGGATCGATCTGGTCGAGCTGCCCAACGCCGATCAGTGTTGCGGGTTCGGCGGGACCTTCGCGCTCAAGAACCCCGAGGTGTCCACCGCGATGCTGGCCGACAAGATGTCCGACGTGCTGGCCACCAAGGCCGAGGTGTGCTCGGCCGGCGATTCGTCGTGCCTGATGCACATCGGCGGCGGTCTGAACCGCTTGCGAACCGGGGTCCGCACCGTCCATCTGGCCGAGATCCTGGCCTCCACCCGGTCCGCCGCGCCCCGAGCCGCCGATTCCCAGGCCACCACGGTGACGGTATGA
- the fgd gene encoding glucose-6-phosphate dehydrogenase (coenzyme-F420) has protein sequence MALRLGYKASAEQFGPKELADFGVLAEQAGFDSVFVSDHLQPWRHDGGHAPAALPWLGALGARTEKITLGTSVLTPTFRYHPAVIAQAFATLGLLFPGRIILGVGSGESLNEVPLGLTWPDGKERFARLKEAVLLIQQLWREDRVTFDGTYYSTDKATIYDKPEQPVPIYIGASGPAATRLAGRIADGFITTSGKADTLYRDTLLPALAEGAGKVGRTLDDLDLLIEMKVSFDHDREKAMHDTKYWGALALTPEQKSGVEDPIEMQRLADALPVEQAASRWIVSSDPEEHVEKIKHYVDLGFRHLVFHAPGPDQARFLELYGAEVLPRLRALGV, from the coding sequence ATGGCATTGCGCCTGGGGTACAAGGCTTCAGCGGAGCAGTTCGGACCGAAGGAGCTGGCCGATTTCGGCGTGCTGGCCGAGCAGGCCGGATTCGATTCGGTCTTCGTCTCCGACCACCTGCAACCCTGGCGACACGACGGGGGACACGCTCCGGCCGCGCTGCCCTGGCTGGGGGCGCTCGGCGCCCGTACCGAGAAGATCACCCTCGGCACCTCGGTCCTGACCCCGACGTTCCGGTACCACCCGGCCGTCATCGCCCAGGCCTTCGCCACCCTGGGGCTGCTGTTCCCGGGTCGGATCATCCTCGGCGTGGGCTCGGGCGAATCCCTCAACGAGGTCCCGCTCGGCCTGACCTGGCCCGACGGCAAGGAGCGGTTCGCCCGCCTGAAAGAAGCGGTGCTGCTGATCCAGCAGCTGTGGCGGGAGGACCGGGTCACCTTCGACGGCACCTACTACTCGACCGACAAGGCGACCATCTACGACAAGCCGGAACAGCCGGTGCCGATCTACATCGGGGCCTCCGGCCCGGCTGCGACCCGCCTGGCCGGACGGATCGCCGACGGCTTCATCACCACCTCCGGCAAGGCCGACACCCTGTACCGGGACACCCTGCTCCCGGCCCTGGCCGAAGGAGCGGGCAAGGTCGGCCGCACCCTGGACGATCTCGACCTGCTCATCGAGATGAAGGTCTCCTTCGACCACGACCGCGAGAAGGCCATGCACGACACCAAGTACTGGGGTGCGCTGGCGCTGACCCCGGAGCAGAAGTCCGGGGTCGAGGACCCCATCGAGATGCAGCGGCTGGCCGATGCGCTCCCGGTGGAACAGGCCGCCTCCCGCTGGATCGTGTCCAGCGACCCGGAAGAACACGTCGAGAAGATCAAGCACTACGTCGATCTCGGCTTCCGGCATCTGGTCTTCCATGCCCCCGGCCCGGACCAGGCCCGATTCCTGGAGCTCTACGGAGCCGAGGTGCTACCCCGGCTCCGCGCCCTCGGCGTCTGA
- the eno gene encoding phosphopyruvate hydratase: protein MAAIELIGAREILDSRGNPTIEVEVALEDGSLARAAVPSGASTGEHEAVELRDGDPGRYLGKGVQKAVEAVLDEIGPELVGFDATEQRLIDQKLIDIDGTPDKSRIGANAILGVSLAVAKAAADSAELELFRYIGGPNAHILPVPMMNIVNGGAHADTAVDVQEFMIAPIGAPTFREALRWGAEVYHSLKSVLKSKGLSTGLGDEGGFAPSLASNRAALDLIAEAVTKAGFTVGTDIAFAMDVAATEFYSDGAYTFEGAKKSSADLIKYYAELVANYPIVSIEDPLSEDDWDGWVAMTSEMGSKIQIVGDDLFVTNPDRIEEGIARGAANALLVKVNQIGTLSETLDAVTLAQNNGYRCMMSHRSGETEDTTIADLAVATSCGQIKTGAPARSERVAKYNQLLRIEDNLGDAARYLGELAFPRFKA, encoded by the coding sequence GTGGCGGCCATCGAACTCATCGGAGCCCGCGAGATCCTCGATTCCCGGGGCAATCCCACCATCGAGGTGGAAGTCGCCCTGGAGGACGGGTCACTGGCCCGCGCGGCCGTGCCGTCCGGTGCATCGACCGGCGAGCACGAGGCCGTCGAACTGCGGGACGGCGACCCGGGCCGTTACCTCGGCAAGGGCGTCCAGAAGGCGGTCGAGGCCGTGCTCGACGAGATCGGCCCCGAGCTGGTCGGCTTCGACGCCACCGAGCAGCGGCTGATCGACCAGAAGCTGATCGACATCGACGGCACCCCGGACAAGAGCCGGATCGGCGCCAACGCCATCCTCGGCGTCTCGCTGGCCGTGGCCAAGGCGGCCGCCGACTCGGCCGAGCTCGAACTGTTCCGCTACATCGGTGGCCCCAACGCCCACATCCTCCCGGTCCCGATGATGAACATCGTCAACGGCGGCGCGCACGCCGACACCGCGGTGGACGTTCAGGAATTCATGATCGCGCCGATCGGCGCCCCCACCTTCCGCGAGGCCCTGCGCTGGGGCGCCGAGGTCTACCACTCGCTCAAGTCGGTACTCAAGAGCAAGGGTCTGTCCACCGGGCTCGGCGACGAGGGCGGATTCGCCCCGTCCCTGGCCTCCAACCGGGCCGCCCTGGATCTGATCGCCGAGGCGGTGACCAAGGCCGGCTTCACGGTGGGCACGGACATCGCGTTCGCCATGGACGTGGCGGCCACGGAGTTCTACTCCGACGGCGCGTACACCTTCGAAGGTGCCAAGAAGTCCTCGGCCGATCTGATCAAGTACTACGCCGAGCTGGTCGCGAACTACCCGATCGTCTCCATCGAGGACCCGCTGTCCGAGGACGACTGGGACGGCTGGGTGGCCATGACGTCCGAGATGGGCAGCAAGATCCAGATCGTCGGCGACGACCTGTTCGTCACCAACCCCGACCGCATCGAAGAGGGCATCGCCCGGGGCGCCGCCAACGCACTTCTGGTCAAGGTCAACCAGATCGGCACCCTGTCGGAAACCCTCGACGCGGTGACGCTGGCCCAGAACAACGGCTACCGCTGCATGATGAGCCACCGCAGCGGCGAGACCGAGGACACCACCATCGCCGACCTGGCCGTCGCCACCAGCTGCGGCCAGATCAAGACCGGTGCTCCGGCCCGGTCCGAACGGGTGGCCAAGTACAACCAGCTGCTCCGCATCGAGGACAACCTCGGCGATGCGGCCCGGTACCTGGGTGAACTCGCGTTCCCGCGGTTCAAGGCCTGA
- a CDS encoding acyl-CoA dehydrogenase family protein, translating to MTPTHVVLNQVPPLVGVDVTAADPALAAAGPVDESLRELGSLAGSAETIEAARLANACSPVLRTFDGTGHRIDEVEFHPAWHTLMRHAVGAGLAGATWASADPHAHRRRAAAFYVWTQAEAGHLCPISMTYAAVATLRESPELMAEFGPGLTSLVYQPGLTDPSGKAGLLAGMSMTEKQGGSDVRAGTTRAVPDAAGGDIYRLTGHKWFTSAPMNDLFLTLAQAPGGLTCFLLPRVLPGGERNTMALQRLKDKLGNRSNASAEVEYDAAMAHRVGDEGAGVRTILRMVTMTRLDCVLGSAGGLRAALSQATHHAAHRIAFGRRLADQPAMTAVLADLAVESWASTSIGLRLAAAVDAGETTLLRIALPVSKFWVCKQAVPAVAEALECLGGNGYVEESVMPRLFRESPLNGIWEGSGNVAALDAVRAVTRSPDPGEALLAELSPALGVDRHFDAAVTRLRARLRDPDEISARELAGSAARLFGASLLLRSAPAQVSGLYCATRLAGSGARAYGELPRGFDLARIVAAVTPGPD from the coding sequence ATGACGCCGACGCATGTCGTCCTGAACCAGGTACCGCCCCTCGTCGGGGTCGACGTCACCGCAGCGGACCCGGCCCTGGCCGCGGCCGGTCCGGTGGACGAGAGCCTGCGGGAGCTGGGCTCCCTCGCCGGGTCGGCCGAGACCATCGAGGCCGCCCGGCTGGCCAACGCCTGCTCACCCGTCCTGCGGACATTCGACGGGACCGGGCACCGGATCGACGAGGTCGAGTTCCACCCGGCCTGGCACACGCTGATGCGGCATGCGGTCGGCGCCGGGCTGGCCGGAGCGACCTGGGCGTCGGCCGACCCGCACGCCCATCGACGCCGGGCGGCCGCCTTCTACGTCTGGACCCAGGCCGAGGCCGGCCATCTGTGTCCCATCTCGATGACCTACGCCGCCGTGGCCACCCTCCGCGAGTCGCCCGAGCTGATGGCGGAGTTCGGTCCGGGTCTCACCTCGCTGGTCTACCAACCGGGACTGACCGATCCATCGGGCAAGGCCGGGCTGCTGGCCGGGATGTCGATGACCGAGAAGCAGGGCGGCTCCGACGTCCGGGCCGGAACCACCAGGGCCGTCCCGGACGCGGCCGGGGGTGACATCTATCGGCTGACCGGCCACAAGTGGTTCACCTCGGCCCCGATGAACGACCTGTTCCTGACCTTGGCCCAGGCCCCGGGCGGCCTGACCTGCTTCCTGCTGCCGCGGGTCCTCCCCGGGGGCGAACGCAACACGATGGCGCTGCAGCGCCTCAAGGACAAGCTCGGCAACCGCTCGAACGCCTCGGCCGAGGTCGAGTACGACGCGGCTATGGCCCATCGGGTCGGTGACGAGGGGGCCGGCGTCCGGACCATCCTGCGGATGGTGACGATGACCCGGCTCGACTGCGTGCTCGGCTCGGCCGGTGGCCTGCGGGCGGCCCTGTCCCAGGCCACCCACCACGCCGCCCACCGGATCGCGTTCGGGCGTCGACTGGCCGACCAGCCGGCGATGACGGCTGTGCTGGCCGACCTGGCCGTCGAGTCGTGGGCGTCGACGTCGATCGGATTGCGGCTGGCCGCCGCGGTCGACGCCGGAGAGACCACACTGCTGCGGATTGCTCTTCCGGTCAGCAAGTTCTGGGTCTGCAAACAGGCCGTGCCGGCCGTGGCCGAGGCCCTGGAATGCTTGGGCGGCAACGGATACGTCGAGGAATCGGTGATGCCGCGGCTGTTCCGCGAGTCGCCGCTGAACGGCATCTGGGAGGGGTCCGGAAACGTGGCCGCGCTGGACGCCGTCCGGGCCGTTACCCGGTCCCCGGACCCGGGCGAGGCCTTGCTGGCCGAGTTGTCGCCGGCCCTCGGCGTCGACCGCCACTTCGACGCCGCAGTGACCCGGCTCCGGGCCCGGCTCCGGGACCCGGACGAAATCTCGGCCCGTGAGCTGGCCGGTTCGGCCGCCCGCCTGTTCGGGGCGTCACTGCTGCTGCGATCGGCCCCGGCGCAGGTCAGCGGCCTCTACTGCGCCACCCGGCTGGCCGGATCCGGCGCCCGGGCCTACGGCGAACTACCCCGTGGCTTCGATCTGGCGAGGATCGTCGCCGCCGTCACGCCCGGCCCCGACTGA
- a CDS encoding FtsB family cell division protein → MTDSTPRRRARSTGPSRSGAVARTGRGSSRGRTGRPASSAGPDAQGIGQTPAAGNDASGVGWSAPRPPRTGPTPRPAGKRPGTAPPATPGRRGRRRTGVTVRGLSRPAETKRSASQLVKQVAVLGLVFCAVALALAVPLRNYLTQRADLGAEVSTEQKLRVQLAALEEERAALTDPAYIAAEAKRRLQYVKPGDTVFVVNAPALPKPKAASPVTPGTAAPWYSHLWDTLSDPTVTKAPGPAPTSGSTAPTTAPSAPAAAPGKSTTPRSSAAARTGAGR, encoded by the coding sequence TTGACCGACAGCACACCACGCCGGCGCGCGCGCAGCACCGGACCCTCGCGGTCCGGTGCGGTCGCGCGCACCGGTCGTGGGAGCTCACGAGGGCGGACCGGGCGTCCGGCCTCGTCCGCCGGGCCGGACGCGCAGGGAATCGGCCAGACGCCGGCCGCGGGGAACGACGCCTCCGGGGTCGGCTGGTCCGCCCCGCGACCACCGCGGACCGGGCCGACGCCGCGGCCGGCCGGGAAGCGCCCCGGCACGGCCCCGCCGGCCACCCCCGGACGTCGCGGACGCCGGCGCACCGGCGTCACCGTCCGCGGCCTGAGCCGACCGGCCGAGACCAAACGCAGTGCCTCACAACTGGTCAAGCAGGTCGCGGTGCTCGGCCTGGTGTTCTGCGCCGTGGCCCTGGCTCTGGCCGTACCGCTGCGCAACTACCTGACCCAGCGCGCGGACCTCGGTGCGGAAGTGAGTACCGAGCAGAAGCTCCGGGTGCAGCTCGCGGCGCTCGAGGAGGAGCGGGCGGCCCTGACCGACCCGGCCTACATCGCGGCCGAGGCCAAGCGGCGCCTGCAGTACGTCAAGCCCGGTGACACCGTGTTCGTGGTGAACGCGCCGGCGCTGCCGAAACCGAAGGCGGCGTCCCCGGTCACCCCCGGCACCGCGGCGCCCTGGTACTCGCACCTCTGGGACACCCTGTCCGACCCGACGGTGACGAAGGCGCCCGGCCCGGCCCCCACGTCCGGTTCGACCGCGCCGACCACCGCGCCCTCGGCGCCGGCCGCCGCGCCCGGCAAGTCGACCACGCCGCGCAGTTCGGCCGCCGCTCGAACCGGAGCCGGGCGATGA
- a CDS encoding DMT family protein, with amino-acid sequence MIFGLLCAVLASVCYGSASVLQAVGARRTTTSANLDPRLFIRLLGQLPYVIGIGLDVIGFVVSVVALQLHQPLFVVQAIVAGNVGVTAAIVAFMGTPLRRAEWLAISGLGLGLVLLALSAGAEKDVVLATVWYWVMLAAAVPVGLIGAVGLRLTGAPAAVLLGTAAGLGFGITAIASRSLVVPDQWWRLIYSPALWAIAAGGGIAMLIFGLALQRVPVTTVMAFVVITETIVPSAIGVAWLGDTFRSGFVAVALIGLTLALLGAALLARFGEVDLEKISVGAGRDGGDDPRQIEATG; translated from the coding sequence GTGATCTTCGGACTGCTGTGCGCGGTCCTCGCGTCGGTCTGCTATGGCAGCGCGTCCGTGCTGCAGGCCGTCGGCGCCCGCCGGACGACGACCTCCGCGAATCTCGACCCCCGCCTGTTCATCCGGCTGCTCGGTCAACTGCCGTATGTCATCGGTATCGGCTTGGACGTGATCGGGTTCGTCGTCTCGGTCGTGGCCCTGCAGCTGCACCAGCCCTTGTTCGTGGTCCAGGCGATCGTCGCCGGCAACGTCGGCGTGACGGCCGCCATCGTGGCCTTCATGGGCACACCGCTGAGGCGGGCGGAATGGCTTGCCATCTCCGGCCTCGGGCTGGGCCTGGTGCTGCTGGCGCTGTCGGCCGGCGCGGAGAAGGACGTCGTCCTGGCCACTGTCTGGTACTGGGTGATGCTGGCCGCGGCGGTCCCGGTCGGGCTGATCGGAGCGGTGGGGCTGCGCCTGACCGGGGCGCCGGCGGCAGTGCTGCTCGGTACGGCCGCCGGCCTCGGCTTCGGCATCACCGCCATCGCGTCCCGCAGCCTGGTGGTGCCGGACCAGTGGTGGCGGCTGATCTATTCGCCGGCGCTGTGGGCGATCGCGGCCGGCGGCGGCATCGCCATGCTTATCTTCGGGCTGGCGCTGCAACGGGTTCCGGTGACGACGGTGATGGCGTTCGTGGTGATCACCGAGACCATCGTTCCGTCGGCGATCGGCGTGGCCTGGCTGGGCGATACCTTCCGGTCCGGGTTCGTGGCCGTCGCCCTGATCGGGCTGACGCTGGCCCTGCTCGGGGCCGCGTTGCTGGCCCGGTTCGGCGAGGTCGACCTGGAGAAGATCTCAGTCGGGGCCGGGCGTGACGGCGGCGACGATCCTCGCCAGATCGAAGCCACGGGGTAG
- a CDS encoding LutB/LldF family L-lactate oxidation iron-sulfur protein, translating to MTTFLGVPIRRSTGTESPLRGTETFPVAARRAVGNTVQRRNLGRATATIRAKRAAVVDEVPDWEALRDTASAVKADVMARLPELLEQLEAAVTARGGTVHWAADALQANQIVTELVKATGADEVVKVKSMATQEIGLNEYLEEQGIAAIETDLAELIVQLGHDKPSHILVPAIHRGRAEIRDIFLAEMQDAPSDLTDEPRVLAMAARAHLRRKFLSAKVAVSGANFGIADTGTLAVVESEGNGRMCLTLPDTLITVMGIEKLLPTFDDLEVFLQLLPRSSTGERMNPYTSLWTGVTPGDGPQDFHLVLLDNGRTNALADELGRTALHCIRCSACLNVCPVYERAGGHAYGSVYPGPIGAVLTPQLTGMAGHDDVNSTLPYASTLCGACFDACPVKIDIPTMLVELRGRAVDADRGHGLPGGWAAAMKAASWVMSNEKRFAAAESLSKAGRVLAGKKGRISTLPFPLSAWSTSRDLPAPPKQTFRQWWRDDHVAPAPVAGEGDPS from the coding sequence ATGACGACGTTCCTGGGCGTGCCCATTCGGCGTTCGACCGGGACGGAGAGTCCGCTGCGCGGCACCGAGACCTTCCCGGTCGCGGCCAGGCGGGCCGTCGGCAACACGGTGCAGCGGCGCAACCTCGGCCGGGCCACGGCCACCATCCGGGCCAAACGGGCGGCCGTGGTGGACGAGGTGCCGGACTGGGAAGCACTGCGCGACACCGCATCCGCAGTGAAGGCCGACGTGATGGCCCGGCTTCCGGAACTGCTGGAACAGCTGGAGGCGGCGGTCACCGCCCGCGGCGGCACGGTGCACTGGGCGGCCGATGCGCTGCAGGCCAACCAGATCGTGACCGAGCTGGTCAAGGCCACCGGCGCCGATGAGGTGGTCAAGGTCAAGTCCATGGCCACTCAGGAGATCGGGCTGAACGAGTACCTGGAAGAGCAGGGCATCGCGGCGATCGAGACCGACCTGGCCGAGTTGATCGTCCAGCTGGGCCACGACAAGCCGTCGCACATCCTGGTGCCGGCCATCCACCGCGGGCGGGCGGAGATCCGGGACATCTTCCTGGCCGAGATGCAGGACGCACCATCCGATCTGACCGACGAACCCCGAGTGCTCGCCATGGCCGCCCGGGCCCATCTGCGGCGCAAGTTCCTCTCGGCCAAGGTCGCCGTCTCCGGCGCGAACTTCGGGATCGCCGACACCGGGACCCTGGCCGTGGTCGAGTCCGAGGGCAACGGGCGGATGTGTCTGACCCTGCCCGACACCCTGATCACCGTCATGGGGATCGAGAAGTTGCTGCCGACCTTCGACGATCTGGAGGTGTTCCTGCAACTGCTGCCCCGCAGCTCGACCGGCGAGCGGATGAACCCGTACACCTCGCTGTGGACCGGCGTCACCCCGGGCGACGGCCCGCAGGACTTCCACCTGGTGCTGCTGGACAACGGACGGACCAACGCGCTGGCCGACGAACTCGGCCGCACCGCGTTGCACTGCATCCGCTGCTCGGCCTGCCTGAACGTCTGCCCGGTGTACGAACGGGCCGGCGGCCACGCCTACGGTTCGGTCTATCCCGGGCCGATCGGGGCGGTCCTGACCCCGCAGCTCACCGGCATGGCCGGGCACGACGACGTGAACTCCACCCTCCCCTACGCGTCGACCCTCTGCGGGGCCTGTTTCGATGCCTGCCCGGTGAAGATCGACATCCCGACCATGCTGGTGGAACTCCGTGGTCGCGCCGTCGATGCCGACCGCGGCCACGGACTTCCCGGCGGCTGGGCCGCCGCCATGAAGGCGGCCTCGTGGGTGATGTCCAACGAGAAGCGTTTCGCCGCCGCCGAATCCCTGAGCAAGGCCGGCCGGGTGCTGGCCGGCAAGAAGGGCCGGATCAGCACCCTGCCGTTCCCGCTGTCGGCCTGGTCGACCAGCCGCGACCTTCCGGCCCCACCCAAACAGACGTTCCGGCAGTGGTGGCGGGACGATCACGTCGCCCCGGCACCGGTTGCCGGAGAAGGAGACCCGTCGTGA
- a CDS encoding DUF501 domain-containing protein, protein MNAESGVFGAANDLQAVTDADREAFQRELGRPPRGILAVAYRCAHQVPAVVLTSPRLEDGTPFPTMYYLCCKELNAAVSRMESEGVMKEMTERLAQDPDLAAAYRRAHDSYLATRNALGDLGIAVTAGGMPDRVKCLHVLVAHSLAVGRGVNPLGDEAVDRLGDYFRGEPACSHL, encoded by the coding sequence ATGAACGCGGAGTCCGGTGTCTTCGGCGCCGCAAACGATCTGCAGGCCGTGACCGATGCCGATCGCGAGGCCTTCCAGCGGGAACTCGGACGGCCGCCGCGGGGCATCCTGGCCGTGGCCTACCGCTGCGCGCACCAGGTGCCGGCCGTCGTGCTGACATCGCCGCGGCTCGAGGACGGCACGCCGTTTCCCACCATGTACTACCTGTGCTGCAAGGAACTCAACGCGGCCGTCAGCCGGATGGAGTCCGAGGGCGTCATGAAGGAGATGACCGAACGTCTCGCCCAGGACCCCGACCTCGCCGCCGCGTACCGACGCGCCCACGACAGCTACCTGGCCACCCGCAATGCGCTGGGCGATCTCGGGATCGCCGTCACCGCCGGCGGAATGCCGGACCGGGTGAAGTGCCTGCACGTGTTGGTCGCGCACTCGCTGGCCGTCGGCCGGGGCGTCAACCCGTTGGGTGACGAAGCGGTGGATCGCTTGGGCGACTATTTCCGCGGGGAGCCGGCCTGCTCGCACCTGTGA
- a CDS encoding LutC/YkgG family protein: MLDRIRAAVAAGSPAVAPGPVPRAYQRAGTNAPGSEQVLDLLVDRLLDYKAEVTVVGSTAELPAAVDVALGWARSVVVPAGLPEPARAGSAAGGRTVVVDSDPAVLTPVELDRIDAVVTGATVAIAVTGTIILSGRGDEGRRAISLVPDLLVVIVRLEQIVETVPDGLRRLTPTAPLTMISGPSATSDIELSRVEGVHGPRTLRVLITR; the protein is encoded by the coding sequence ATGCTCGACCGGATCCGGGCCGCGGTGGCCGCCGGGTCACCGGCCGTCGCCCCCGGTCCGGTTCCCCGGGCCTACCAACGAGCGGGTACCAACGCCCCCGGCTCCGAACAGGTGCTGGACCTTCTCGTCGACCGGCTCCTGGACTACAAGGCCGAGGTCACCGTGGTCGGCTCGACCGCCGAGCTGCCGGCCGCGGTGGACGTCGCCCTTGGCTGGGCCCGGTCGGTGGTGGTACCGGCCGGGTTGCCGGAACCGGCCCGTGCCGGGTCCGCCGCCGGCGGACGCACGGTCGTGGTCGACTCCGATCCCGCCGTCCTCACCCCGGTCGAGCTCGACCGGATCGATGCCGTGGTCACCGGAGCGACGGTGGCCATCGCCGTCACCGGAACGATCATCCTGTCCGGCCGGGGCGACGAGGGGCGCCGGGCCATCAGCCTGGTTCCCGACCTACTGGTGGTGATCGTCCGGCTGGAACAGATCGTCGAAACGGTGCCCGACGGTCTGCGTCGCCTGACGCCGACCGCGCCGCTGACCATGATCTCCGGGCCGTCGGCGACCAGCGACATCGAACTCTCCCGGGTCGAGGGCGTGCACGGTCCCCGCACCCTCCGGGTCCTGATCACCCGCTGA